The proteins below come from a single Candidatus Eremiobacteraceae bacterium genomic window:
- a CDS encoding penicillin-binding protein 2: protein MAPHLKDKERVRLRIRSAVVFWTCAAIAALLLCRLYGVQVRDGAALAAGAGDEHQSTIAVDGKRGDIVDRFGVPFATDLPSSAIYAQPTDVENPKKAAAELAPVLHEQPAGIESALTSKESFVYLKRDVPKDVAAAVDHLDLRGVATSDEPLGLRVDPQGRIGSTVVGFTGVDNQGLAGIEYAFNDVLRGKPGRIVESTDNAGRPIPFGGRVVQPAVVGDTVVLTVDRMLEFEAEAVIRSVVEKYDAQDGCAIVLRAQTGEILALANYPNYDPNDFSASPATSWSDRAIADPYEPGSTFKLITATAALDSGKVSLTDTFPALDAIEVGDRIIHNADDGLMASGHSEETLDDIIAYSHNVGAAEVAMRVGKQTMYDYIRRFGLDEPTGVDLPGESGGLVGTPDTWYGSRLATIGFGQGVSITALQLARAYGAIANGGELMRPLIVRSLVAPNGKVIKTYAPQQQGRVMNVQTAAELLKMLRDVFAHGTASAITMPGYALAGKTGTAQMVVDGSYVLGAYTASFVGIVPADRPQYVILVKVDRPVGAYYGSIVAAPAFRDLASRVLWREGILPKRPSVSIDDPDARAVSPAAGAPAARGIARGH from the coding sequence GTGGCTCCACATCTAAAGGATAAAGAACGCGTCAGGCTGCGGATCCGCTCCGCGGTCGTCTTTTGGACGTGCGCGGCGATCGCCGCGCTCTTGCTCTGCCGCCTCTACGGCGTCCAAGTCCGCGACGGCGCCGCTCTCGCGGCCGGCGCGGGCGACGAACACCAGTCGACCATCGCCGTCGACGGCAAACGCGGCGACATCGTCGATCGTTTCGGCGTACCTTTCGCGACGGATCTTCCATCGTCGGCGATCTACGCCCAGCCTACCGACGTGGAGAATCCGAAGAAGGCGGCTGCAGAGCTTGCGCCCGTGCTGCACGAGCAGCCGGCGGGAATCGAGTCGGCGTTGACATCGAAGGAATCGTTCGTCTATCTGAAGCGTGACGTTCCGAAGGACGTCGCCGCCGCCGTCGATCACCTCGATCTTCGCGGCGTCGCGACGAGCGACGAACCTCTCGGTCTGCGCGTCGATCCGCAGGGAAGGATCGGGTCGACGGTCGTCGGTTTCACCGGCGTCGACAATCAAGGCCTTGCCGGCATCGAGTACGCGTTCAACGACGTGCTGCGCGGCAAGCCCGGCCGGATCGTCGAGAGCACGGACAACGCCGGCCGGCCGATCCCGTTCGGCGGCCGCGTCGTCCAGCCGGCCGTCGTCGGCGACACGGTCGTCCTCACGGTCGACCGCATGCTCGAGTTCGAAGCCGAGGCCGTCATCAGATCCGTCGTCGAGAAATACGATGCTCAGGACGGGTGCGCGATCGTGCTCCGGGCGCAGACCGGCGAGATCCTCGCGCTCGCGAACTATCCGAACTACGATCCCAACGATTTCAGCGCATCGCCAGCGACGTCGTGGTCCGACCGCGCCATCGCCGACCCATACGAGCCGGGCTCGACGTTCAAGCTCATCACCGCGACCGCCGCGCTCGACTCGGGCAAGGTGTCGCTGACCGACACGTTCCCGGCGCTCGACGCGATCGAAGTCGGCGACCGAATCATCCACAACGCCGACGACGGGTTGATGGCATCCGGGCACAGCGAAGAGACGCTCGACGACATCATCGCGTACTCGCACAACGTCGGCGCCGCCGAAGTCGCGATGCGCGTCGGCAAACAGACGATGTACGACTACATCCGGCGCTTCGGTCTCGACGAGCCGACCGGCGTCGATCTTCCCGGCGAGAGCGGCGGACTCGTCGGCACGCCGGACACGTGGTACGGCTCGCGTCTCGCGACGATCGGCTTCGGACAAGGCGTGTCGATCACGGCGCTCCAGCTCGCGCGCGCATACGGCGCGATCGCGAACGGCGGAGAGCTCATGCGTCCGCTCATCGTGCGATCGCTCGTCGCGCCGAACGGCAAGGTCATCAAGACGTATGCGCCGCAACAACAGGGTCGCGTCATGAACGTCCAGACGGCGGCGGAGCTCTTGAAGATGCTGCGTGACGTCTTCGCGCACGGCACCGCGAGCGCGATCACTATGCCGGGCTATGCGCTCGCCGGGAAAACCGGCACCGCGCAGATGGTCGTCGACGGCTCGTACGTCCTCGGCGCCTACACCGCGTCGTTCGTCGGAATCGTTCCCGCCGATCGGCCGCAGTACGTCATCCTCGTCAAAGTGGACAGGCCCGTCGGCGCCTACTACGGCAGCATCGTCGCGGCGCCCGCATTCCGCGACCTCGCGAGCCGCGTGCTTTGGCGCGAAGGAATCCTTCCCAAACGCCCGAGCGTCTCGATCGACGATCCCGACGCGCGCGCCGTCTCGCCCGCCGCGGGTGCTCCCGCCGCGCGAGGGATTGCCCGCGGGCACTAG
- the rsmH gene encoding 16S rRNA (cytosine(1402)-N(4))-methyltransferase RsmH, giving the protein MDFTSHAPVMLEESVDLVLSERALGSGATIVDATFGAGGHTKEILSRQPSGRVIALDADPAAVVRAVELSSRYPGRLTAVHSNFADLDEALEELGVDGVDGILYDLGLSSIQLADAERGFSFAGDEPLDMRLDPTTGDPSAADLLNTLSERELADLIHANGDERFARRIARQIVTRRARSPLRKTSDLVAAILAALPRNASRGKIHPATRTFQALRMAVNHDVERLERSLAAAARRLRPGARAVVISYHSGEDRSVKRTFRRWEHDGLATVITRKPMTPTVEETKANPRSRSAKLRAAERLSAQTEPPHEITEDRGWR; this is encoded by the coding sequence TTGGACTTTACTAGCCATGCTCCGGTCATGCTGGAGGAGAGCGTCGATCTCGTCCTCTCCGAGCGCGCGCTCGGCAGCGGAGCGACGATCGTCGATGCGACCTTCGGCGCGGGCGGCCACACGAAAGAGATATTGTCGCGGCAGCCTTCCGGCCGCGTCATCGCGCTCGATGCCGATCCGGCGGCGGTCGTGCGCGCGGTCGAACTATCGAGCCGGTACCCGGGCCGCCTGACAGCGGTCCACTCGAACTTCGCCGATCTCGACGAGGCGCTCGAAGAGCTCGGTGTGGACGGAGTTGACGGCATCCTGTACGATCTCGGGCTCTCGTCGATCCAGCTCGCAGACGCCGAGCGCGGTTTCTCGTTCGCCGGCGACGAGCCGCTCGATATGCGCTTGGATCCGACGACCGGCGACCCGTCGGCGGCCGATCTGCTCAACACACTGTCCGAGCGGGAGCTCGCCGACCTCATCCATGCAAACGGCGACGAACGTTTCGCGCGCCGCATAGCGCGCCAGATCGTCACGCGCCGCGCGCGATCGCCGCTGCGCAAGACGTCGGATCTCGTCGCTGCCATTCTCGCGGCGCTGCCTCGCAACGCATCGCGCGGCAAGATCCATCCGGCGACGCGCACCTTTCAGGCTCTGCGGATGGCGGTCAATCACGATGTCGAGCGGCTTGAGCGGAGCCTCGCCGCGGCTGCGCGCCGTCTGCGTCCGGGCGCACGAGCCGTCGTCATCAGCTACCATTCCGGAGAAGACCGGTCGGTGAAGCGCACCTTCCGCCGCTGGGAACACGACGGTCTCGCGACCGTGATAACGCGCAAGCCGATGACGCCGACGGTCGAGGAGACGAAAGCGAATCCGCGCAGCAGGAGCGCGAAGCTGCGCGCCGCGGAGCGGCTTTCCGCGCAGACAGAACCGCCGCACGAGATCACGGAGGATCGAGGATGGCGCTAG
- the mraZ gene encoding division/cell wall cluster transcriptional repressor MraZ: MTALPKFTGQFEHSLDDKGRLTIPARLRGRLGDHFVLTIAPPELCLALYPEPTWSEFCTKLESATRKDARYRSFVRHLFANTEEVSLDAQGRVVVPQPLRDYAEIDKDVVLVGTLTRVEVWSAPAWRKAGGAPDGMADLMTELGLY, encoded by the coding sequence CGGGACAGTTCGAACACTCCCTCGACGACAAGGGCAGGTTGACCATTCCCGCCCGGTTGCGGGGGCGTTTGGGCGACCACTTCGTGCTGACGATCGCGCCCCCGGAGTTGTGCCTCGCGCTCTATCCCGAGCCCACTTGGTCGGAGTTCTGCACTAAGCTCGAATCGGCGACGCGCAAGGATGCGCGTTACCGGAGCTTCGTCCGCCATCTCTTCGCGAACACCGAGGAGGTGTCGCTTGATGCTCAAGGCCGTGTCGTCGTGCCTCAACCGTTGCGCGACTATGCGGAGATCGACAAGGACGTCGTGCTCGTCGGCACGTTGACGCGTGTCGAAGTGTGGTCGGCGCCCGCTTGGCGGAAGGCCGGCGGCGCGCCCGACGGCATGGCGGATCTGATGACGGAGCTTGGACTTTACTAG